The following coding sequences lie in one Lolium perenne isolate Kyuss_39 chromosome 2, Kyuss_2.0, whole genome shotgun sequence genomic window:
- the LOC127335269 gene encoding eukaryotic translation initiation factor 4B1, with product MAKPWGGVGAWALDAEREDEEREHAAAFPAPEPPAPVGGAASFPSLKDAVVAGAGKKGKKTKGTTLSLGEFTTYGAAGAPARRAAPAEPKGLTPQEMMMLPTGPRERSEEESALGRGFRSYPGDRDQRGGGFDDDRRSSRDSDLDLPSRADESDNWGRNKPTPSNSGPRDRLNSGPSPLGRSDDIDNWSRDKKPLPSRYPSLGTGGGFREPSAGGFRESSFRDSPGPSDSADRWVRGNVLAPVSGDRPRLNLNPAPKRDPATAATPAAEAPAEAARSRPSPFGAAKPREQVLAEKGVDWRKMETEIETKTSRPTSSHSSRPNSAHSSRPGSPGSQVLAVGSEGAPRARPKVNPFGDAKPREVVLQEKGKDWRKIDLELEHRAIHRPESEEEKILKEEITLLKVDLKEIEAKTSDGSDQAPPENAKDLSEKISQLEKQLELLTVELDDKTRFGQRPSSGAGRVTSFPPASSAEEPHVAVAHMDRPRSRGGMETYPKPVEERWGFHGSRERGSFGGGGSSDRSTTRQGW from the exons ATGGCCAAGCCCTGGGGCGGCGTCGGCGCCTGGGCGCTCGACGCGGAGCGCGAGGACGAGGAGCGCGAGCACGCCGCGGCCTTCCCCGCGCCCGAGCCGCCCGCGCCCGTCGGCGGCGCCGCCAGCTTCCCCAGCCTCAAGGACGCcgtcgtcgccggcgccggcaagaagggcaagaagaccaAGGGCACCACGCTCTCCCTCGGGGAGTTCACCACCTACGGCGCGGCCGGGGCGCccgcgcgccgcgccgcccccgcCGAGCCCAAGGGCCTCACCCCGCAGGAGATGATGATGCTCCCCACCGGCCCCAGGGAGCGCTCCGAGGAGGAGTCCGCCCTCGGCCGCGGCTTCCGCTCCTACCCCGGCGACAGGGACCAGCGCGGCGGCGGGTTCGACGACGACCGCCGCTCCAGCAGGGACTCGGATCTCGACCTGCCCTCCCGCGCCGACGAGTCCGACAACTGGGGCAGGAACAAGCCCACCCCTAGCAACTCCGGCCCCCGCGACAGGCTCAACAGCGGGCCGTCCCCGCTCGGCCGCTCCGACGACATTGACAACTGGTCGCGGGACAAGAAGCCGCTCCCGTCGCGCTACCCTAGCCTCGGTACCGGCGGCGGTTTCCGTGAACCGTCCGCCGGCGGGTTCCGTGAATCATCTTTCCGTGACTCGCCAGGACCATCCGACTCTGCGGATCGCTGGGTCCGTGGTAACGTGCTTGCCCCTGTCAGCGGGGATAGGCCTCGTCTCAACCTCAATCCAGCACCGAAGCGTGATCCCGCGACTGCAGCTACACCAGCGGCCGAGGCACCAGCTGAGGCCGCGCGCAGCCGGCCGAGCCCATTTGGGGCTGCAAAGCCTCGTGAGCAGGTGCTGGCTGAGAAGGGTGTGGATTGGAGAAAGATGGAGACTGAGATCGAGACTAAGACCAGTCGGCCTACCAGCTCGCACTCAAGTAGGCCCAACAGCGCGCATTCCTCCCGCCCTGGGAGCCCTGGATCGCAGGTCTTGGCGGTTGGGAGTGAGGGAGCACCAAGGGCGCGGCCAAAGGTAAACCCTTTCGGCGATGCCAAGCCACGCGAAGTGGTGCTGCAGGAGAAGGGCAAAGATTGGAGGAAGATTGACCTTGAGCTGGAACACCGTGCAATTCATAG GCCAGAGTCAGAAGAAGAAAAGATTTTGAAGGAAGAAATCACCCTTCTCAAGGTGGATCTAAAAGAAATTGAGGCCAAGACTAGTGATGGTTCTGACCAAGCTCCCCCAGAGAATGCAAAAGACTTGTCTGAGAAGATATCTCAGTTGGAAAAGCAGCTTGAGCTGCTTACAGTTGAGTTGGATGACAAAACTCGATTTGGGCAAAGACCTAGTTCTGGAGCAGGCAGGGTGACATCGTTTCCACCTGCTAGTTCAGCAGAGGAGCCACATGTTGCAGTGGCACACATGGACAGACCCCGTTCACGTGGTGGTATGGAAACATACCCGAAACCAGTTGAAGAAAGGTGGGGATTTCATGGTAGCAGGGAAAGAGGTTCTTTTGGTGGAGGCGGAAGTTCGGACAG GTCAACAACTAGGCAGGGATGGTGA